The genomic window GACCGGCCCTGCTTGCCGTATGTCGGATGTCACCGTGAAACTCTCGCCCTTCGTGGTAAAAATCGCTCCTCGCGACTGGAGGGGCAGGCTTCTGCATGCCCGGGGTTTCACGGACAAATTCCGGCTTGGTCCCGAGGTCTCGGACATGCGGAAGCATGTCCCTCCATCCAGAAAAAAACTCCGCCGCATCCTTCGTGCCCGCTTTTAACTTTCGACTTCCTTCCCCTCCATCCAGAAAACCCCCCTCCGCCTCCTTCGTGCCATGAGTGATAAAATCTCCCCTTTTAAAAAATCTGTGCTCATCGGCGTTAATCTGTGGTTAATCTCCACCTCCTTCGTGCCCTATACACAGAGCGCCATTTCAGTGTGACCTCTATTCAGAATTGATTGATCATCACCGAAACTTGATTAAAAGGTTTACTGAGATAATATCACAGCAACATTCAAAAGAACATTTAGAGGATGCCGAGACAATCCAGATACAGACTACAGATGGTAAACTCGTGGATATCGATCGAGCAGATCTGGAAAAATAAGTAAAGCTTATCACTTCGCCCTACTCCTGTTTGATCGCCTGTGGGGTAATAGGGGGAGGGGTCATGGTGTCGGGGAAAGTCTGATGGAGTAACTCGACGACTTTGAGGCGGTTAAATGAGATGAGGGCGCCCAAGACAAAGATAATCAAGGTATAAACAATGATCGTGGGTGCCAGCAAGGAGTAAGAGAGGATGACATTACCTATAGAGATGCACCCCCATCTGGATGGCCGCCATGACCTAGTCACCGGCCTGTATTTGGCGGGAGATTTTTTGATCATGGTCTCCCGCTTTTTTGTGCGGCGGAAAAAATCTCATCTGAGTGAGGGGACTGGACAAAACGGGTGAGGATGGCAGCGAGGATCATGGCGATGCCAACGGCTATGGAGGGGGTGGGGAAGACAAATGTTTGATGGTCGATGTCCCGTTTTGGTTTCATACCACCGCCTACCAGACGTCCGCCATTTTTCAGAAACGATTCGGGGGGGCATCGAGCTTATAGCCTGCTTTCAGCCGGAGCAAAACCACTCGACCGTCTTGTGAAGAGGGTGGTTTTTGATTTTAGAAAGTCACACCGGCCTGTGCGCCGAGGACGAGGGCATTTGGGATATGACCTGTGCCGCCGGGGTTGATCACCCATTGGATATTGGGCTGGATATAGATGAATTTGGTCATGTTATAGCGATAGCCCCATTCAAACACCATTTCGTATTCTGGATACCCTTTGCCGGTGGATTGAATCGTGCGGGCGTAGTTATCGCTGAAATCACCGTAGATGAGTCCAAAGATGGTGCTGTCCGTGTCACGGGTGGGAATAAGCCCGGTGTAGATGGCGCCGGCATTCACTTGGAAAGGCAGTTTCGCATAGCTTTCTTGGGGAGATAGGACGGCGCAGGACCAGAGGGTGAGGCCTTGGTCGGTACCGGGGGATTCTTTCCAGACCATTTGGTCGGCGTGTGCGTAGAGTCCATAGGCATTTGAACCCGTTTCAGTCGTACCAAATTGCGCATATTGCGCGGGGGAGAAATAAGTGCCCACCCAGTAGTGGCCTTTGTAACCATTCATTTCTGTGGCGTCATTAGCGAGTTTATCACTTCCTGAGGAGGGCACCCTTTGTTTATGAAATTCCGGGGTCCAAGCCGCTTGACCGATCATGGTGACTCCGTCGCTCGAGTTTATTCCCCAATCCAGGCCGTGACTTTCGACGAGATTGAGCTGGGTCACCTGATAGATGCCGCCCATGAAATTAAACTCAGGACTGGGATCGACGCGGAATCGGGCACCCCAGGTGGCGGCCGGGTAGGAGTAATAACCGGTATTCACCGGCAGAGCTTGGGGGTTACCATCGATGCCGTTATTCATATACATCCAGTAGATCGGGGAGGTGGCGAAATCGTCGCCGGTGCCGAAACGCCCGAGCTTGATGTCGAGTTTGTCGTTAAAGAGTTTTTGCTCGAGGAAAAGCGCGTAGAAGACCGGTACCTGACTG from Verrucomicrobiota bacterium includes these protein-coding regions:
- a CDS encoding carbohydrate porin yields the protein MKNPFLFLCFTLVAFQLHGKELTPVCNTTNKIPAYCSSSDLKQWWNGDYLTGEWWGARKTLADKGITFNINYTTDLAGNPTGGMSQGFTYTDNSYFGMDIDFEKLVGLHGLKLEMSGLNRDGASLSSANIGNQFTVQQIYGSQVPVFYALFLEQKLFNDKLDIKLGRFGTGDDFATSPIYWMYMNNGIDGNPQALPVNTGYYSYPAATWGARFRVDPSPEFNFMGGIYQVTQLNLVESHGLDWGINSSDGVTMIGQAAWTPEFHKQRVPSSGSDKLANDATEMNGYKGHYWVGTYFSPAQYAQFGTTETGSNAYGLYAHADQMVWKESPGTDQGLTLWSCAVLSPQESYAKLPFQVNAGAIYTGLIPTRDTDSTIFGLIYGDFSDNYARTIQSTGKGYPEYEMVFEWGYRYNMTKFIYIQPNIQWVINPGGTGHIPNALVLGAQAGVTF